The Miscanthus floridulus cultivar M001 chromosome 7, ASM1932011v1, whole genome shotgun sequence genome includes a region encoding these proteins:
- the LOC136467819 gene encoding uncharacterized protein: MGYTKDQLLARLQELKIYFTCYDHPVVLTVEEQAKHVGHLGGALSKNLLLKDKKHRLYVISALAGTKVDMKILSQRLGLGKGGLRMAPEENLLEVLQVPLGCVTPFALINESASAVSLLLDQGFKSKQICYFHPLTNDVTIALSSSNLDKFLVSTGKQPAYVDLEAAPAVGKDNPPDLAHLVPSGVPNSSEQPVENASHTNVPHHQNNVPKETEVKAIMTISKVQSKGAETSSKLDKPTTNTGVDKFVNDVFDIISPLLSEELKKLDIKKEELSSILDGLRGRADPDLKSIAMTLKNASYTNGFHAGFKTMLHRGLNG, encoded by the exons GAGCTTAAGATTTATTTCACGTGCTATGATCACCCTGTTGTGTTGACAGTGGAGGAACAG GCCAAACATGTTGGCCATTTAGGAGGTGCTTTGAGTAAAAATTTACTCTTGAAG GACAAGAAGCATCGGTTATATGTTATTTCTGCCCTTGCTGGCACCAAAGTTGACATGAAAA TTCTTTCTCAACGTCTTGGGTTGGGAAAAGGTGGTCTACGAATGGCTCCGGAAGAAAATCTTCTAGAAGTACTTCAG GTGCCCTTAGGGTGTGTTACTCCTTTTGCGTTAATAAATGAGTCCGCAAG TGCTGTTTCACTTTTACTTGATCAAGGTTTCAAGTCTAAACAGATTTGCTACTTCCATCCACTGACAAATGATGTGACAATTG CTCTTAGCTCAAGCAACCTTGACAAGTTTCTCGTCTCCACTGGGAAGCAACCTGCATATGTGGACTTGGAG GCTGCACCAGCTGTGGGTAAGGATAATCCTCCTGATCTAGCACATTTGGTTCCATCTGGTGTGCCAAATTCCTCAGAACAACCAGTTGAGAATGCATCACATACTAATGTTCCTCATCATCAAAATAATGTGCCCAAAGAGACAG AAGTGAAGGCTATCATGACAATTTCCAAAGTTCAGAGCAAGGGTGCAGAAACATCGAGCAAACTAGATAAACCTACTACCAATACCGGTGTTGACAAATTTGTAAATGATGTGTTTGACATCATCTCCCCGTTATTGTCTGAG GAATTGAAGAAATTGGACATTAAGAAGGAAGAGCTTTCTTCGATCTTAGATGGCCTGAGGGGACGGGCAGATCCAGATTTGAAGAGTATAGCG ATGACTCTGAAGAATGCATCATATACCAATGGGTTTCACGCTGGTTTCAAAACCATGCTGCATCGTGGTTTAAATGGCTGA